AACCATCTCCTCGATGCCGAAGGCGCCTGCCGCTACCAGGCAATAAATCATAAACACAATCCCGCTCGTTTTAATTTTGTGCCTTTTTAAACCTGCCACACCATGAACATGGGTCTCGTTCATTATTCTTCTCCTTATCTTTCTTGCTGCAGCCAGCCAAAGGGAGAAACACGAGGAAACGCTGAATGAAGTCAGCGCTGCCTCAGCTCTGAGTTTTATGTAATCCCCTTTTGATTAAATCCTTGCTGTTCTTCCGTTTTTCAGAGCGTTTTTCGTTTCTTTTTGTGCTTTCGCAGCTTCTTTGTAAATCTGCGCCATGATTTTCTTATCGTTGACGGTTTTATATTCAGAATCCATCTCAACAATACCGTACTCAAATCCCGCCTCATCCATAATCTGCAGATACGGTATGGGGTCAAAATATTCCGGGGAGAAGACGCCTGCATCCTTCCAAATCTCCCTGCCAATCAGTTCAATGGCAACGGCCGCACCGAAACCTGTTTGTGCAACCACAACCTGCATTTCCCAATTCTTCATGGCGATTTGATTGTCAAAGGGCTGGTACATGAATACCTGCCTTGACTTGCCGTCCTTCAGACCTTTGCAGTGAATACCCACGCACATTTTTCCAATCATCTCATCCCCCAGATCGATGGGCTGAGGAGCACAGGCTGCCACCACGTCCCGGGGCACCACCTTCACACCATCCACATCGACGGCCTGCAGGCTTCTCAGACCCAATGCATTAATTACCTTGAGGGCTTTAACAAGATTATCATCCAGCGCAATCTTAAATGTACATCTTCTAAGTCCATACTTTTGCAGATATCTCGGTATGGTCACCGTCTCTTCATGCTCGATCTTCACCAAGGTGTTAAGTCCTACCCCCGCAGGCATTTCGAACTCTTCCTCCCCAGCGAAGGGCCGATCAACGATGAAGCCGTAATCCTTGTTCCATTCCACATTTGGGTTGATGCATTCATCCAGAACGGTCCACACATTAAATCCAAAGGATACGGTATCCTCACTGGCCCCTGGTATGGTTAGATTACCGCCATCCTTGACGTGAACTTCATAAAGCTCGTCAAAGAGGTATTCTGCGGCAAATTTTGCAAATACATTGACTACACCAGGATCAATCCCAAGGCAGATGACTGCCATATTTCCACGCTCTGCCCACGCTTCGTGCCTGTCAAAATTGTACTTGGTCATCGGCTCTTTATAGCAGTTTTCAAGTCCGATTCCATATTGCGGCGGGTCAAAGGGCACGGACCAGGTTCCCATATTTGCATATTTGGCTCCTGCCCTGAAAGACGCGTCAAATATTTTGTTTGTGACAAAGGGCGCTGCCGCATCCATAACAAAGTCACATTTGTGTTTTTTGATCAATGCGATCAGATCGTCTTCACTGTGAGCATCAACAAATTCTGGGATATACCGATCACTGTGATTCAGATGACGGCAAACCTCCTTGGCTCTTTCCAGATTGTAGTCAGATATAACTACATGCTCCAGCCAGTTCCGCTTGGGATCCCGGGTTTCCAAAATCCTCAAAATTGATTCTCCCACTGCTCCTGCTCCGACTAATAACATTCTCATCTTGTTTTCCTCCTTGCTTTTAGCGCCAGACAGCCTGCTTATTTTTGCTGTCCGCCCGCATCGTCCGCAGCACTTCTATGCCTTAGCCGACACTACTTATTCAGCAGTTGGAAACTAAATATTTCTATGACCGGTTCTACGCAAAACCTTCCATTATTTTGATTTATGGTTCTGCATCATACGACTCATAATTCCTCTGTCCTTTCGCCTGTTGGTTATAGCCTCGTTGGCGCCTCAATTCAATGAGATCTCTCCAAAGTATCGTCCCGCAACCTTCCTTTTGCCTGCCAGTTTCCAGTGAATGACTGCCACCACTCTCCTTTGCTGCTTCGGCCTTGCGCACCTAACCTCATTTGCAAAGCAAATGTCTGGTAGGTGCCATACGTTAATGCCCCGGCTTTAGCCGGTCTTTGGCATTTTTCCGTTCGCACCTAACCTCATTTGCGAAGCAAATGTCTGGTAGGTGCCATACGTTAATGCCCCGGTTTTAGCCGGTCTTTGGCATTTTTCCGTTGCGCACCTAACCTCATTTGCAAAGCAAATGTCTGGTAGGTGCCATACGTTAATGCCCCGGCTTTAGCCGGTCTTTGGCATTTTTCCGTTCGCACCTAACCTCATTTGCAAAGCAAATGTCTGGTAGGTGCCATACGTTAATGCCCCGGCTTTAGCCGGTCTTTGGCATTTTTCCGTTCGCAATGTCTAGGGTTGCTTTCTTCCGAAATATTTAGTTTGATGAAATCGCGCTGCAGCAACAAAAACAAAAAAAGACCTTCACAAAGCACGGCAGTGCTTCGTGTTGGTCTGTAGAAAGCTAATCTCAAAAGACTCTCATTCTATTACTGCAACATCATTCCATGGTTCGAGGCGATCCGCCTCTTCGAGATTCTGCACCTCACTCCTGATTTGCAAAATCCATGGATCGATTTTATCATAATTTTCACACAATTGTCAACACGATTCTATCTATTCGTTTTAGACCGTCAACTGCAATGGAGGTCACTCTCATAGGGCAACCAACTGCTTGGGTTGCGCGAGCCTCCAGCATTTCAGTGACTTCCTGGTAAAAAAGCGTTCGAAATTGTTCTGCGACAGCAATATTTCTTCTGTTTGCGCTCACGGTCTTCTCCATAGTCGTCCAAGCTTCCACAGCAAGGAACTCCATACGATCTTCAAAGAGCAGCACCTTAACATCCTGAGGTCCTTTCCCCGAAGTATTTTTCAGTATCCCAAGAAACTCTCGCCGCAGCACATCTTCAATCACCCCTCGCTTTTCAAGACTGATACGCTCAAAAACACGATTGCAGTTCTGCTTTCTCCTGATTTCCTCTGCAATGGCGAAAAGCTTCCGCTCCAAATCCTCAGTATCGATGGGCTTGATGATATAATGGACAATCCCCATATCAACCGCTTCCAAAACGGTATTTACTTCACTTACTGTGGAGGTAATGAGAATGGGGCAGTCCCTGTCCTGTTTCCTGATTTCTCCGATCATCTCCAGGCCCGACATGCCAGGCATTATAAGATCTACTATGAGCAGGTTGGGACAATACTCGCGAAATTTCCCAAGGCCCTCTTCGCCAGATGCCGCTGATGTCATCCTACCGACTCTTAATTTTAAAAATTTAGACAACGCTTCTCTTGTTGCAGCATCATCTTCGATGTAAAGAACATTCAAGTTTTCAAGATCTTTCATGGGTATCCTCCCTGGGAATTATCATTCTGCAGCAGACCCCGGTCTCGGTATTGAACAGTTCGATGGTTCCCGCCATATGTGCTTCAATAATCTCCTTTGTCAGATACAGGCCAATCCCAGTGCCGCCCTTCTCCTCCTTGGTGGTAAAGTAGGGAT
This genomic window from Clostridiales bacterium contains:
- a CDS encoding response regulator is translated as MKDLENLNVLYIEDDAATREALSKFLKLRVGRMTSAASGEEGLGKFREYCPNLLIVDLIMPGMSGLEMIGEIRKQDRDCPILITSTVSEVNTVLEAVDMGIVHYIIKPIDTEDLERKLFAIAEEIRRKQNCNRVFERISLEKRGVIEDVLRREFLGILKNTSGKGPQDVKVLLFEDRMEFLAVEAWTTMEKTVSANRRNIAVAEQFRTLFYQEVTEMLEARATQAVGCPMRVTSIAVDGLKRIDRIVLTIV